One window of the Candidatus Zixiibacteriota bacterium genome contains the following:
- a CDS encoding conserved hypothetical protein (Evidence 4 : Unknown function but conserved in other organisms), with protein MSGNQRGQFSASAPTLGYFYQCRYALLEALRRLPSGDRICVSIETLDDVVFETDGTPIDILQTKHHINSAGNLGDASIDLWKTLRIWVEGQSDGSIPLGARFFLITTSLCSEGTAVAYLRPTGRNVSAALERLRATATTSTNQTNAAAYQVFRELENNDQVRLVESITVLDSSPSIGQLDDDLHQAIFHAVERQHLGSFLQRLEGWWFQRVIKHLLDDEALPILGEELEAEESHIRSQFRQDNLPIDDDIMQESVDATGYLDRIFVEQLKLIGVNQNRILSAITNYYRAFTHRSRWIRENLIYVGDLERYERKLIEEWDVMFQQMRDELGNSAAENAKTRAAQQLYKWIEAGSHIQIRPAVTEPAIARGTYQMLADGLKVGWHLEFRDRLEALLSGVEASQ; from the coding sequence GTGAGCGGAAACCAGCGTGGTCAGTTTTCGGCTTCGGCACCTACGCTTGGGTACTTCTACCAGTGTCGCTATGCGCTACTGGAGGCGTTACGTAGACTGCCAAGCGGTGACCGTATTTGTGTTAGCATCGAAACTCTGGATGACGTTGTATTCGAAACGGATGGTACGCCGATTGATATCCTCCAAACTAAGCACCATATCAATTCAGCAGGAAATCTGGGAGACGCCTCAATAGATCTTTGGAAGACACTCCGAATTTGGGTTGAGGGGCAATCCGACGGCAGCATTCCATTGGGAGCTCGTTTCTTCCTAATCACAACCTCGCTTTGTAGTGAAGGTACCGCGGTAGCCTATTTGCGACCAACCGGTCGCAATGTGTCGGCCGCTCTGGAACGATTGAGAGCCACAGCCACTACGTCAACAAATCAGACGAATGCTGCCGCCTATCAGGTCTTTAGAGAACTCGAGAACAACGATCAAGTAAGGTTGGTCGAATCAATTACTGTCCTGGACTCTTCTCCATCAATAGGTCAATTAGACGATGACTTACACCAGGCGATATTTCATGCAGTCGAACGACAACACCTTGGATCCTTCCTTCAACGATTGGAAGGCTGGTGGTTTCAGCGAGTTATCAAGCATCTCTTGGACGACGAGGCATTACCGATCTTGGGTGAGGAATTAGAGGCAGAGGAAAGTCACATAAGATCGCAGTTTCGTCAAGACAACCTTCCGATTGATGATGACATTATGCAAGAGAGTGTTGATGCAACCGGATATCTGGACAGAATATTTGTCGAGCAACTTAAGTTGATTGGAGTCAATCAAAACCGAATCCTGAGCGCTATAACAAACTATTATAGAGCATTTACACATCGCTCGCGTTGGATTCGAGAAAATCTCATTTATGTTGGGGACCTTGAGAGATATGAAAGAAAGTTGATTGAGGAATGGGACGTCATGTTCCAGCAGATGCGAGACGAGCTAGGCAATAGCGCTGCCGAAAATGCAAAGACCAGAGCTGCGCAACAGCTATATAAGTGGATTGAGGCAGGTTCACATATTCAGATAAGACCAGCGGTGACTGAACCCGCGATCGCCCGCGGGACATATCAAATGTTGGCTGATGGTTTGAAGGTTGGATGGCATCTGGAGTTTCGCGACCGCCTTGAAGCTCTTCTATCAGGTGTGGAGGCAAGCCAATGA
- a CDS encoding membrane hypothetical protein (Evidence 5 : Unknown function) has product MIDAVASKSKQIAFYALTGFFFSLTFSIALSQILMGVTIFFAAVALLSKEQRQYPAGFKWFYIWTALFVIWSLISSALGPTPIKSLLINKEEWLFFIIPLTAFLITDERKVRIMIAALALSVLLVSLYAAFQHFTGLDLYHHEQLPAAPLFGYRVSGTFSNRLTFGDLFAVAAMLFLPVASVVPPRKGKTILYAVFVMASLAVVFSYGRGPVLVLVSGIILYIIVFHRRKIWSLIAVVAVLAVLISILAPGILSGYERSVKKEWAGIHPSSRISIWKSAARMAADHPFIGVGQGNFEEQFRNYRAPNSTKIFAHGHNDILNIAAYEGIPGAVIYLGMWAAIVFLMLKKMKAVRKGTVLHGLMAGILMASLVFFMTSVYEATFADEEVRQFLMALWGAFIACAGMVKGREELAD; this is encoded by the coding sequence ATGATTGATGCCGTTGCCAGTAAATCAAAGCAGATCGCCTTTTATGCTCTGACCGGGTTTTTCTTCTCCCTGACATTTTCAATTGCTTTGTCACAGATTCTGATGGGGGTGACCATTTTTTTTGCCGCTGTTGCCCTCCTGAGTAAGGAACAGAGGCAATATCCGGCGGGATTTAAGTGGTTTTATATCTGGACCGCACTTTTTGTGATCTGGTCCCTGATATCATCGGCCCTGGGGCCGACCCCGATAAAGTCGCTCCTGATTAATAAAGAAGAGTGGTTATTCTTTATAATACCTTTAACAGCCTTCCTGATTACGGATGAAAGGAAGGTTCGGATCATGATTGCGGCGCTGGCCCTTTCTGTCCTTTTAGTCTCTTTGTATGCGGCATTTCAGCATTTTACCGGCCTTGATCTGTATCATCACGAACAACTCCCGGCCGCTCCTCTTTTCGGTTACCGGGTGAGCGGGACATTTTCCAATCGTTTGACTTTCGGGGATTTGTTCGCGGTCGCGGCGATGCTGTTTCTTCCGGTTGCTTCGGTTGTCCCGCCGAGAAAAGGGAAGACCATTCTGTATGCCGTTTTTGTGATGGCTTCTCTGGCCGTGGTTTTTTCTTACGGGCGCGGACCGGTTCTGGTATTGGTATCGGGAATTATTCTCTATATTATTGTATTTCATCGCCGCAAGATTTGGAGCCTGATAGCCGTCGTTGCCGTGCTGGCCGTTCTGATATCGATTCTGGCTCCCGGTATTCTCTCCGGATATGAACGTTCGGTAAAGAAAGAATGGGCCGGCATTCATCCCAGTTCGCGGATATCGATCTGGAAATCGGCGGCCCGTATGGCCGCCGATCATCCGTTTATCGGCGTAGGACAGGGGAATTTCGAGGAGCAATTTAGGAATTACCGGGCTCCCAATTCAACCAAGATTTTTGCCCATGGTCACAATGATATTCTCAATATTGCCGCCTATGAAGGGATCCCGGGGGCAGTTATATATTTGGGCATGTGGGCGGCGATTGTTTTCCTGATGCTGAAAAAAATGAAGGCGGTGCGGAAAGGGACGGTTCTTCATGGTTTGATGGCCGGGATATTGATGGCCAGCCTGGTTTTTTTCATGACTTCCGTTTATGAGGCCACTTTTGCCGATGAAGAGGTTCGGCAGTTTCTGATGGCCCTCTGGGGGGCTTTTATCGCTTGTGCCGGAATGGTTAAGGGGCGGGAGGAGTTGGCCGATTAA
- the gmhA gene encoding Phosphoheptose isomerase has translation MNNKDRIKMIIKEAGDSAALRRMVGETLAEPLVELANTCSGVIGSGGKIMICGNGGSAADSSHMAAEMIVRLTSSRNRQSLPAISLAADMSIMTAAGNDFGFERIFARQVEGLGNKNDLLLLISTSGNSSNLLRAAEAANEKGMRTAALLGGDGGKLGELVEQRLIIPHRSVQRIQEEQIFLIHLLVELIESDLFG, from the coding sequence ATGAATAATAAAGATCGGATAAAAATGATAATTAAGGAGGCCGGCGACAGCGCGGCCCTTCGGCGTATGGTCGGCGAGACTCTGGCGGAACCATTGGTGGAACTGGCGAATACCTGTTCGGGGGTAATTGGGAGCGGAGGCAAGATTATGATTTGCGGGAACGGCGGGTCGGCGGCCGACAGTAGTCATATGGCGGCGGAGATGATTGTCCGGCTGACATCATCGCGGAACCGTCAATCTCTCCCGGCCATCTCACTAGCCGCAGATATGTCGATAATGACGGCGGCCGGGAACGATTTTGGATTCGAGCGGATATTTGCCCGGCAGGTGGAGGGGTTGGGAAACAAGAATGATTTGCTGCTTCTGATTTCGACCTCCGGAAACTCTTCGAATCTCCTTCGGGCCGCGGAAGCGGCTAATGAAAAGGGGATGAGGACGGCGGCTCTGCTCGGCGGCGACGGCGGCAAACTGGGGGAATTGGTGGAGCAGAGATTAATAATTCCGCATCGCTCGGTTCAGCGGATCCAGGAAGAACAGATATTTTTGATACATCTTTTGGTGGAACTGATCGAAAGTGATCTTTTTGGATGA
- a CDS encoding putative Resolvase domain protein (Evidence 3 : Putative function from multiple computational evidences), with product MSPVNSEKKRCYVYARLSTEDQHRRAEYSSLESQKKVCKAYIASQEPNGWKYVTTIKDLSSGGSTDRPGLSELLEHIKQNKVDVVVTTKMDRLTRNIKDFWTLYEVMQEHDCQFVCATQELNSTTAHGRFFINILMSFAEFELETIRERTRAKMLSQAEEGLWHGGRSPFGYERHKDRKGLLIPHKTEAAVVKRIFDLFVKLGSPAAVAKEINGMGYRTKSKKKTKFSKWTITYILSNPLYIGKTTFGGQSFDGKHKALIPVNRFNHVQKMLEKNKQTRTGPTQNKYNFRLRGILKCGDCGSMMTPSPAKSGRYLYYRCTRVSKYSKEECKVRKIGARAIEDAVVNKLCEIGTDEAVIKEAVRKANKASVTNAKTKTRELNALKKELKPVQDSIDNMIRYVEKRGDLPKAMSDRLPELETRKEQLETQIQRLEFEIGQLKDYQIDTELLTKTLQDFRTIYNELTPEEQTRLLQLMVQEVVLGEDTLKISVFPLGDKKKPLEYLLKHPEFAESDKKRG from the coding sequence TTGAGTCCAGTCAACAGTGAGAAGAAACGCTGTTACGTTTACGCGAGGCTGTCCACGGAGGATCAGCACCGGCGCGCCGAATACTCGTCGCTTGAGAGTCAGAAAAAGGTCTGTAAGGCTTACATCGCCAGCCAGGAGCCGAACGGCTGGAAGTATGTTACGACAATCAAGGACCTCAGCTCCGGCGGCAGCACGGACCGGCCCGGACTGAGCGAGCTTCTCGAACATATCAAGCAGAACAAGGTTGATGTGGTCGTTACGACCAAGATGGATCGGCTGACCAGGAATATCAAAGACTTCTGGACGCTCTATGAAGTCATGCAGGAGCATGATTGCCAGTTCGTCTGCGCCACACAGGAACTGAACTCTACGACCGCTCACGGCCGTTTTTTCATCAACATCCTGATGAGTTTTGCGGAGTTTGAACTTGAAACTATTAGGGAAAGAACCCGGGCGAAGATGCTATCCCAGGCCGAGGAGGGTCTCTGGCACGGTGGACGATCCCCGTTTGGTTACGAACGCCATAAGGATAGGAAGGGCCTGCTGATTCCGCACAAGACAGAAGCTGCGGTTGTGAAAAGGATTTTCGATCTCTTCGTAAAATTGGGATCGCCGGCAGCGGTAGCCAAAGAAATCAATGGCATGGGTTATCGGACCAAGAGTAAGAAGAAAACGAAGTTTTCGAAGTGGACGATCACTTACATTCTTTCCAATCCACTATATATTGGAAAGACGACTTTCGGCGGACAGAGCTTTGACGGCAAACACAAAGCGCTCATCCCAGTCAATAGATTCAATCATGTGCAGAAGATGCTGGAAAAGAACAAACAGACGCGAACAGGGCCCACCCAGAACAAATATAATTTCCGGCTAAGAGGTATTCTCAAGTGCGGCGATTGTGGCTCGATGATGACACCGAGTCCTGCCAAGAGTGGACGATACCTTTACTACCGGTGTACCCGAGTGTCAAAGTATTCCAAGGAAGAGTGCAAAGTCAGGAAGATTGGTGCTCGTGCGATTGAGGATGCGGTCGTCAACAAGCTTTGCGAGATTGGAACGGACGAGGCTGTCATCAAAGAAGCGGTCCGCAAGGCCAACAAGGCTTCAGTGACCAACGCCAAGACCAAGACCAGAGAGCTGAATGCCCTGAAAAAGGAACTGAAGCCGGTTCAAGACTCAATCGACAACATGATCCGATACGTGGAGAAGCGCGGCGACCTACCGAAAGCTATGTCTGACCGTCTCCCAGAACTGGAAACCCGAAAAGAACAACTTGAAACCCAGATTCAGCGTCTGGAATTCGAGATTGGGCAGCTAAAAGACTATCAAATAGACACAGAATTACTCACAAAGACGTTACAGGATTTCCGAACCATCTATAACGAACTTACTCCTGAAGAGCAAACGCGCCTGTTACAGCTTATGGTTCAAGAAGTTGTCTTGGGGGAAGACACGTTAAAGATTTCTGTTTTTCCGCTTGGAGACAAAAAAAAGCCTCTGGAATATCTGCTGAAACATCCAGAGTTTGCTGAGAGTGATAAAAAGCGGGGTTGA
- a CDS encoding conserved hypothetical protein (Evidence 4 : Unknown function but conserved in other organisms) yields the protein MPREKTTHTKPKMIHIRLSEELHQQLRIQVAKENQTIQDWVEQLIDKNVKPGRGKQS from the coding sequence ATGCCCAGAGAGAAGACGACACATACGAAACCGAAGATGATTCACATTCGACTAAGTGAGGAACTTCACCAGCAGCTGCGAATTCAGGTGGCCAAAGAGAATCAGACAATTCAGGACTGGGTGGAACAGCTAATCGACAAGAACGTCAAACCGGGGCGAGGGAAGCAGTCTTGA
- a CDS encoding conserved hypothetical protein (Evidence 4 : Unknown function but conserved in other organisms), with protein MAKKVKKAEKDRFEWPFGPKNYYIFGAALLIIILGYITLASGSITLAPILLILGYCVLIPISIIIDGRKKVPPSDNVKVE; from the coding sequence ATGGCAAAGAAAGTAAAAAAAGCGGAAAAGGATCGGTTTGAATGGCCGTTTGGCCCCAAGAACTATTATATCTTCGGGGCGGCCCTCTTGATTATAATTTTGGGGTATATCACGCTGGCAAGCGGTTCGATTACCCTGGCGCCGATTCTTTTGATTTTGGGCTACTGTGTCCTGATTCCGATTTCGATTATAATCGACGGTCGGAAGAAAGTGCCCCCTTCGGATAATGTCAAAGTCGAATAG